A portion of the Rhinolophus sinicus isolate RSC01 linkage group LG03, ASM3656204v1, whole genome shotgun sequence genome contains these proteins:
- the ANKRD9 gene encoding ankyrin repeat domain-containing protein 9 translates to MPWDARRPGSSADGGPAGAGTARSRAQKQCRKSSFAFYQAVRDLVPVWLLEDMRASEAFHWDERGRAAAAYSPSEALLYALVHDHQEYAHYLLATFPRRALALPSASFRCCSAPGLHVALAVRYNRVGILRRILRTVRDFPAEERTRLLDRHGCSRVEGGGTSLHVACELTRPECLFLLLGHGASPGLRDGGGLTPLELLLRQLCRDTGATSAAAVPASGEPRQRRLLLLDLLALYTPAGATGPAHRELLSDQPRWQRLLGDDKFHWLAGLAPPSLFTRAMQVLVTAISPSRFPEALDELPLPPFLQPLDLTGKG, encoded by the coding sequence ATGCCGTGGGACGCCCGGCGGCCTGGGAGCAGCGCCGACGGCGGGCCTGCGGGCGCGGGCACAGCGCGCTCGCGGGCGCAGAAGCAGTGCCGCAAATCTTCGTTCGCCTTCTACCAGGCCGTTCGCGACCTGGTGCCCGTGTGGCTGCTCGAGGACATGCGCGCCAGCGAGGCCTTCCACTGGGACGAGCGCGGGCGTGCCGCCGCCGCCTACTCGCCGTCGGAGGCGCTCCTCTACGCGCTCGTGCACGACCACCAGGAGTATGCGCACTACCTGCTGGCCACGTTCCCGCGACGCGCGCTCGCGCTGCCAAGCGCCAGCTTCCGTTGCTGCTCTGCGCCCGGGCTGCATGTGGCGCTGGCAGTGCGCTACAACCGCGTGGGCATCCTGCGCCGCATCTTGCGCACCGTGCGCGACTTCCCGGCTGAGGAGCGCACACGCCTGCTCGACCGGCACGGCTGCAGCCGCGTGGAAGGCGGTGGTACGTCATTGCATGTGGCCTGCGAGCTGACGCGCCCCGAGTGCCTCTTCCTGCTGCTCGGCCACGGTGCCTCACCCGGCCTGCGCGATGGCGGTGGCCTCACGCCGCTAGAGTTGCTGCTGCGCCAGTTGTGCCGTGACACCGGAGCTACCTCTGCTGCGGCGGTGCCCGCATCCGGGGAGCCACGCCAGCGTCGCCTGCTGCTGCTCGACCTGCTGGCACTGTACACGCCTGCGGGCGCCACAGGCCCGGCCCACCGCGAGCTGCTGAGCGACCAGCCGCGCTGGCAGCGGCTCCTGGGTGACGACAAGTTCCACTGGCTGGCGGGCTTGGCGCCGCCCTCACTCTTCACGCGTGCCATGCAGGTGCTGGTCACCGCCATCTCACCCAGCCGCTTCCCCGAGGCCCTGGACGAGCTGCCGCTGCCGCCCTTCCTACAGCCGCTGGACCTCACGGGCAAGGGCTAG